The sequence below is a genomic window from Dyadobacter sp. CECT 9275.
ATCATCCAGACTGCAGCCGGCTGCTTCAACAATTCTTTTGAGGTTATCAAAAGAGCGGCGGCACTCGCCTTCGAAAGTATCGTTGACAATGGCTCCGCTGTCGTCCACGGAAGCCTGGCCAGATACAAAAAGATAATCTCCGGAAATGATTCCGGCCGAAAACGGCAAATGACTTTTAGGGATATTTGCTCCGCTTACTACTATTTTTTTACTCATAATACACCAAATTTTAGATATGCTTCTGTTGCTTTCATTCCATTTTTAATAGCATCACGCGTGATGTTTTCCGCTGATACCTTTGCCAGCGCAGCTTTAATCACTTCTGCTTCAATTTCCTTTGGAACCACCACAATGCCGTCCTCGTCCGCCATTACAATATCCCCCGGACTAAACTTCACTCCATCTATTTCGACTGTAACGTCCAGATCAATTACCCGCTGGCGGTTGGCACTGTCGTACGGATTTTTGGAAGTGGCAAATACCGGAAATTTCATGTCCCGCATTTTATCAATATCCCGAACGGCACCATGTACGATCACCCCCTGGCAGCCGCTGTTACGAGCCGCCGTGGCCAGCAGTTCTCCCCAGATGCCCGAACGGTTAGAACCTCCTGCCGCAGCGATGAGGATATCCCCGGGCTTACAGGAATCCACTGCCTGCAATTCCAGCTCATAAGGGTTTTTATCGACGTCGTACATATCAGCCCATAAGGTAGTTTTACACCGTCCGATCAGTTTGGGAATACCCGTATAGGCATGAAAAGTGATGCGTGTAGCCTGCTGCGTGTACCCCATCTGATCAAGTACATCGGACAGGACAGCTACGTAAAGCTGGTTTTTAATTTCTTCTAAATCCATGTTATTTTGACGATTCACTTATATTTTCACTTTTATTATCAATTGCTTTCAAGGTAAAGCCAGTAAGCTGCTGTTCGCACTATTTCTCATTCGCTTTCTTTTTGTGGGCGGATACGATAAAGCAAACCGGCACAGATCAGCAAAGTTACTGCCGCCACCCTGAACATAATATCAAGATTTACATTTGCGTCCCGAAGCGCCCCGCCCGCATACAGGCCAACCCCTCCCACTATGCAGGCAACCATATTCAGGAACCCGTAACCTGTGGCCAGATACCTGGGATTAATGATCATACAAAGGATAGGCATCATGTTGGCGTCCAGGAAGGTACGGGTGAAAGCATACACCATGAAACACCCGATGGCCACCTCCAGAACCGTGGTGCTGCTGGCTATAAAAATCCCCGGCGCAGCCACGATGAGCCCGATGACCGGCAACATGATACGCGCCCTGGGGTAAGAACGGCTCCAGCGGTCGGCCAGATACCCGCCCGTCAGCACGCCTGCCAGAGAGGCAGTATGGAAGTATCCGGTTGCATATATCCCTGCCATACTTTGCGACAGGTTAAAATGTTCTTTGTAATAAGTGGGCAGCCAGCCTACCACCATCCAGCTGATGATACTCCCCAGCGCCCAGAAAGAAAGGGCAAGCAGGTAAGTTTTGTTGCCGAGCAGTTCACTTATAGCGATTTTAAAACCGATCCGCTGTGGTGTTTCTGTCGAATCAGTCAGGTGGGTATCCTCCTTTTTTCTGTCGCGAAGGGTGAGCAGCAAAACTACTGAATACATCATGCCAATCATCCCAAAAACGGCAAAGGCAAAGTTCCAGGTGCGGTTTTCGGCCAGCAAGCCGCCGACAAACCCCAAGCTCTGCCCGATCATAATTCCTCCCATGTGAATGCCCGTGGCCAGAGAACGGGTATTACCACGATGATAATCTACAATCAATGCAAGGGCGGCAGGGATGTAACAGGCCTCGCTGATGCCCATGAGGGCACGGGTAAATAGTAATTCTTCAAATGTGGTAGCATGAGCGGTGAGCCAGGTTACCACCGACCATACGAATAGGCTGCCTATAATGACCCGGCTGCGATTGAAGCGATCGGCCAGAAAACCAGCTACCGGGCTCAACAATCCATATATCCATAAAAAAAGTGAAGTAAGCAGTCCGAACTGGGCATCTGTCATCGGAATTTCCTGCAATATGGACCCACGCATGGTAGTGATCATCATACGGTCAAGGTAATTGAGGCAACCCACCACACACAGCAACGCCACAACCAGCCAGGGATAAAAACTCTTTTTTAGCTTAACTGCACCTGTAATTTCACTCATATTCTAATGGTTGGAATGTTTGATGGTTGAATCTTGATTCAGGCTAAATTTCATTATCTTGGATAACTCAAAAAAACAGCTTTCCGACAGGATGAGCCAACAGGGAAAGGCTTGGTTTAACATCCTTGGACCGTAGGTACAAAACAATCTTATTGAATATTCCCGTTGCCAACGTATGGCACGCCGCATTTCAACATAGATCGTCTTTATTACTAAGCTTATGTCCCTAACGGGACACAAGCCGCATCTCGTAAATCTACTTGGCCTTAATTTGGTTAAAAGACTTAATGCGATTGTAGTAAGCTCTTAGCCATTAAACCAATCTTTAATATTACTGATACTTTCTTCATGGCTAATAGTCCGTACCTCCGGCAGGTTGAAATTCCGGTCAACTGAACCCATATCTTTAAATCCGCTTCCCGTTACGAGGCATACCACCGTTTCGTTTTGGTTAATCTCGTTTCTGGAAATTGCATTTTCCAGTCCGGCTAGAGCAACTGCTCCGGCAGGTTCGCTGAAGATACCTTCTTTCTGTGCCATCTGTTTCTGCCATTTAAAAACATCAGAGTCACCAACTACATATCCGTTTCCGCCGAGTGCACGGCAGTTGGTGATTACTTCATCGCCATCTATTACACTGGCCACCTGCAAACCACTTACCGTTGTAACCGAAGCGTTCACAGCCATTGCCCTTAGCAGCCCGTTTCGAAGCTGGGAAGCGATGGTGTCGTTA
It includes:
- a CDS encoding RraA family protein, which encodes MDLEEIKNQLYVAVLSDVLDQMGYTQQATRITFHAYTGIPKLIGRCKTTLWADMYDVDKNPYELELQAVDSCKPGDILIAAAGGSNRSGIWGELLATAARNSGCQGVIVHGAVRDIDKMRDMKFPVFATSKNPYDSANRQRVIDLDVTVEIDGVKFSPGDIVMADEDGIVVVPKEIEAEVIKAALAKVSAENITRDAIKNGMKATEAYLKFGVL
- a CDS encoding RidA family protein, which produces MSKKIVVSGANIPKSHLPFSAGIISGDYLFVSGQASVDDSGAIVNDTFEGECRRSFDNLKRIVEAAGCSLDDAVQVRNYVGKQEYLAEFNAIYREYFKEPFPARTTLIGCLGDLLKFEVDVVCARPSADQF
- a CDS encoding MFS transporter; translated protein: MSEITGAVKLKKSFYPWLVVALLCVVGCLNYLDRMMITTMRGSILQEIPMTDAQFGLLTSLFLWIYGLLSPVAGFLADRFNRSRVIIGSLFVWSVVTWLTAHATTFEELLFTRALMGISEACYIPAALALIVDYHRGNTRSLATGIHMGGIMIGQSLGFVGGLLAENRTWNFAFAVFGMIGMMYSVVLLLTLRDRKKEDTHLTDSTETPQRIGFKIAISELLGNKTYLLALSFWALGSIISWMVVGWLPTYYKEHFNLSQSMAGIYATGYFHTASLAGVLTGGYLADRWSRSYPRARIMLPVIGLIVAAPGIFIASSTTVLEVAIGCFMVYAFTRTFLDANMMPILCMIINPRYLATGYGFLNMVACIVGGVGLYAGGALRDANVNLDIMFRVAAVTLLICAGLLYRIRPQKESE